CTCGAGGTAATCTCGTCGGATCTGTTCATTGGACGCAAGGGCACGGGGAAATTCGCTGGCTGTCTCGAACCGTTGAAGGCTTACCTGTCATTGACGGCGTTATCTCTTGATGAGTTCATGAGGTTCGCGCCGCCTCTGCCGGTTACTGCATCGGGAAGGCTTGACGGGAGATTCTCTGCAGTCAGCGAGGACGGAAGGCTGAAGGCAAACGGTGTCGTGTCGATGCCGCGCGCCGAAGTGATGGACGTTCCGCTGAATCTGCGAGTACCTTTCGCGTGGGATGGTGCAGGAGTCCTCACGCTGGACAATGCTGCACTCAACACCAGAGCCGCAAGCGTGAAGCTGGACTCGGAGACGGACATCAACACTCTCAGGGTTAAGGCGAATGGAGAAGCGTTGAACATCTCGCTGAACGAGATAGGCCGTATCTTTGCGCCGGAAGCAGGCCTCGAGGGCGAGGGAGGAAGCGTGAAATTCGACGTTGACGCGGTGCTGTCGGGGGACATTCTCGGAAGAACGAGTGCGGACGTTAAGGCGGACATTCCGCAGATTACGGCGGCAGGAGTAAGGATTCTGCGGAGCTTGGCCGGACAGCTGACGCTCACTCCCGGAGGTTTTCCGCGCCTCAACGCCAATGGAGAAATTTTCGGCGGAAAGTTATTTGCCCGCGCAGAAGCACAGACAGCTTCTGATAGCAGCATCAAACCGAACGCAGTCCTCTCAATCGTGAATCTGGACATCCCGACGGCGGTAAGGACTTTTCCGGCTCTGGCCAAGAGCGTTAAACGTCCCGAAGGCAAAATCACCGCCCGAGCAGTTCTCACGGAATCACTCGACGTAACTGCGAAGCTGACTTCAGACCGTCTCGGTGCTGAGGGAGTAACGCTCACGAATCTTCTTGCGGAAGCGTTCTACAGCAACAGCAGGGGCATCGCGGAGCTCGAAGGCTTGTCGATGAATCTCGGCAAAGGAAGGCTCACTGCTTCAGGGAGCGCGAACCTCAGCACTAACCGTTTCAGCTTCAGGACGGACGCACAGAACATAGAGCCGCGAGCCATTCCGATGCTGCGGGACGTTAAGGGCACGTACACTTTGACCGCGCAGGGTTCGGGGGACTACACGGACATCAAGAGCATCAAGGCAGAAGCAGACCTCAAGGCACGGAACGTAGGCTACCAGACTTACAGCGTCGGGACGGTGAACATTCCTGTAGATGTGTCGGACGGCAAGGTATCAATCAGCGACGCGGCAATCACCCTCCCGAAAGGCAGAATAACCCTTGACGGGACAGCTGACCTGCTCAGAAACACTTTCAGCCTCAATGCAGACGCACAGAACGTAGAACCCCGTTATTTCGTGAAGGATGTTGCGGGGACGTTCAACCTCACTGCGAACGCGTCAGGCAACTACACGAAGATACCCACAATCCGCGCGACCGCAGACCTCAAGGGGCGAAACTTGGGTTATCAGGGCAGAAGATTCGGTAACGTGGATGTCCCGTTCACGTTTGCTGACAGCACAGCGAGAATCAACGGCGCAGTAATCAGTCTCCCGAAGGGCAGAGTTACGCTCGGAGGGACTGCAAACGTCAATTCAGGAGCATTCAGCTTTAACGCCAATGCCCAGAACGTAGAGCCGGGAGCTTTCGTGCCTGACTTGTCGGGGACGTTGAGCCTCACAGCCAGCGGGTCAGGCAACTACAACAACATCAACGGCATAAAGGCAACCGCAGACCTCAAAGCCCGCAATCTAGGCTATCAGGGCAGAAGATTCGGCAATGTGGACGTTCCGTTGTCCTTCGCGAACGGTACGCTGAACATTCCGTCGGCAAGGGCAGCACTTCCCGGCGGGACTGTCTCGCTCAAGGGCACTGCGAACGTCAAGAACACCGCCAACCCTGTGCTTAACTTGTCGGCCTCAACGCAGGGCATCGACCTGGCCGAGCTCATGACCCGCCTGAAGCTGCAGACAGCGGACATGCCGGTCTCCGGGAAAGTCTGGGGCAGCGTGAACGTCAAAGGACCTCTTGACCGTGCCTCAGTAAGTGCAGTCCTCAGAGCCGCGAACGTCAAAGCAGGTGAGCTGGCTGACGTTAAGGGTGGAGTTCTCGAGGTTCAGGGGGACACGAGGAAGGTTGTCGTGAAGAGGCTCGAAGCTGACATCAACGGCGCAAACATTATCGGCAACGGAGACCTGACCATCAACCAGCGGGACATCATGAAGAGTGCGGTGAACGTTCAGGCCAAAGTCGGACGGCTTAACCTGAAGAAGATTCTGACCCAAGCAATGGGGAGCGCGCCGGTAACAGGAATGATAAGGGGAGACGTGGCACTTCGCGGAACTCTGGGACAGCCTGCGCTTGACGTTCAGCTGAAGTCGCCGGTGATTTACGGGAGCACGGAGATTGACGACATAACGGTAAGGCTGAGGTCTCCCGAAAACAATCACTTTGTTGTGAACGCCGGAGCAAGAGTCGGTGAGTTCCGTGCTGACGCAGAGACTGACCTTCGGAACAGCGGCGGAGTGTGGACGTATCAGGTTGGCACGAAGCCTCTGGACATCGACAAGGCGATACAGACGCAGATGCCTGACATGGCCGGAATCGCGAAGGGCAAACTCACCGTCAACGTCAAGGGGAGCACGAAGCCGGGTGCGGACGTACGCGTAGACGCGCGGATCCCGAGACTTCAGCTCGTGGACAAGATAGACGTTACGGACATAACCCTTCCTGTAACTTACAGCCCCTCTACGAACAGAGTAGAACTCAGAAAGGCGGGTGCGAAGCTCAGCGACGGGACGATAGACACGGGCTTTGAGTACGACATCGCGAAATCTTCGTGGAAGGGCAGCGTGAAGGTCATGCACCTGGACTTCGGGAAGCTGGCGAATAAGTTTCTGCCTGAGGGAGAACTTGTAGGGAGCGTCGACGCACAGGTCAGCATGAAGGGACAGCAGGGCATGATGAACACGAGTTTTGCGAGCGGGAAATTTTCGACAACGCCGGGATATTTTCACAAGATGGCATTTCTCGACAAAGTTACTCCGACGAAGCGCATAAGTTTCGAGAACATCAGCGGTTCATTCTTCTGGAACGGAACGGATGTCTTCCTGAATCCAGGCACACGCGCGCGCGCAGGCAATGATGAGCCGCTCTACAGGTATGTTGACCTCAACGGTTCGCTTGGAGTTCCGGGAAAGGGCTTGAACCTTGTTTGCGACGGAAGATTTGACCTTAAGATTCTCGACCAGTTCTTGGGCGCGATGAAGGGAGTGTTCCAGTACGTTACTGGCGGTGTTGCGCGCAACGTCCTCAAGGATGCGGCGGGGCGTGTTCTTGGCCTGAAGCGGAGGGACTTCCAGAATGTGTCATTCACGCTCGCTAACTCGTGGCAGAACCTGCGCCTGCTGAACCTGAAGATAACGAAGCCGATAGAGGACTTCCTGCCGATAGACATCCTCAACAGGGACGAAGAGAAGCAGAGGGACGACACACAGTTCAAGATGAGGCTTAGGATTCCGACGGGCAAAGGTGATAAGAGCGTCGAGGAGGAGAGTACTACTGACCAGTTCAAGGAACAGCTTATCGACAACCTGTTCAACTTGGGACTGTAAATTTTCGTCAACGCACCGTAAAATAACTCATATAACCCTTGATTTTTTAGGAAGGAGCATATAATAATGAGCAGAGAGCAGAGAGCAGAGAGCCTGCTATTTTGACTTTTTGCGGGTGCTGGCAGCTTTTGCAGTAATGTTGCTTCACGCCTCAAGCAGAAATTACACAAGCAGCGTATCGCAGGAAGTCTTCAGGTTTTACGGCAGTACAGTAAGGTGGGCAGTTCCTATGTTCCTGATGATAAGCGGTTCACTGTTCCTCAGCCGAGATATTCCAGTCAGGAAAATTTACGGCAAATACATACTGAGGATATTCACGGCGTATTTGTCGTGGTCAGCAGTATACGCGCTTGCAGTCTATAGGGAGACAGGAGCATCAGCCGAAATCATCCCCAACATAATGACAGGGCATTATCATATGTGGTTTCTGCCGATGATAATGACAATGTACATGCTGGTTCCATTCTTGAAGAAAGTAGCAGACTCACAGTTCCTGACGAGATATTTTCTTGTGCTGAGCTTCATTGCAGTGTTCGTTGTGCCGCAAATCCTGCGCCTCGTGTCTCCGATTTCAGAGTATTATGATGAAGCCGCCAAAAAACTTGCTGATAATTTTCATCTGTCCATATTCTCCACACATGTCGGCTATTTCGTGTTCGGGTACGTCATGAGCAGAATCAAGCTGTCCCGTAACGCGGAGCGTATGGTTTACGTTCTTGGTGTGCTGGGCTTCTTGGGGACATTCCTATACAGCAGATACTCTCTGCAGAATGACTCGCTGTACACCAAATACCCTATCGGCTCTGGGCTCAGCGTGTTATTCCAAGCGACGGCAATCTTTGTGCTTTTCAAGGAGCACTGCCCAGCTAATGAAAAGGTCAGGGATTTCTTCAGGATGCTGGCTAAATACAGTTTCGGTGCGTACCTTGCACATGAAGCTGTGATACATCTTCTAAGGAAGCTGGGGCTTAACCTTTTGTTGTTCGACACGAGAGTTTCAGTGCCTGTAATTGCTTCAGCAACGTTTGTGGTTGCGTTCGGAATATCTGCGGTCTTGAATCAAATCCCCGTACTGAGAAAGTATATCGTGTAGAAAACCTGCCCCCTGAATGTCGGCAGGGGGCTTCTTCTACTCTTACACGTTGAAGCGGATCTCTATCATGTCGCCGTCCTTGACTATGTACTCTTTGCCCTCGAGCCTCAGAACTCCCTTGTCCCGGCACTGCGCAATTGATGCGTTGTTCGCGATAAAGTCCTCGTACGCCACAACCTGCGCCCTGATGAAGCCTCGCGCAAGGTCGCTGTGTATTGTTCCTGCGGCATCTACAGCACTGCTCCCCTCACGCAACGTCCATGCTCTGACCTCGTCGCTGCCTGACGTGAAGAACGAAATCAGCCCCAGCAGCTTGTACGCCTCGTGAATCAGCCTGTCCCTGCCCGGCTCTGTGATGGACAAGTCCTTCATGAACTCCGCGCGGTCTTCCGGGTCAAGTTGCTCAAGCTCCATCTCAGTAGCTCCGTAGACTTTTACCGACTTCAAGCCCTTAGCGGACATCTCCGCCTCAAGAGGGGCAAGCTCCGGGACATCCCCCGTCTGAGTGTCGTCGAGGTTCAGCACGACAAGTTCAGGCTTCAGCGTCAGGAACGCAAACCCTGAGAGTGCGCGCTTCTGCTCATCAGTGAGCTCGAACTCACGAAGAGGCTTCTCGTCCAGAAGGTGAGCCTCTAACTCCTTCAGAAGCTCGAGCTCCTGCGCCTCCTGAGGTGTCAGCTTCTTCTTGGCCTTCTTCTCGTCTAGACGTGCAAGCCTGTTGCTGATTACCCCTAAATCACGGTAAATTAACTCCGCTTCTACTATGTGCCAGTCCCGCAGAGGGTCAATGCTGTTCTCAGGGTGTGGCACTGAAGCATTCTTGAAGACCCTCACGACGTGAAGCAGTGCCTCG
This window of the Synergistaceae bacterium genome carries:
- a CDS encoding acyltransferase family protein encodes the protein MLAAFAVMLLHASSRNYTSSVSQEVFRFYGSTVRWAVPMFLMISGSLFLSRDIPVRKIYGKYILRIFTAYLSWSAVYALAVYRETGASAEIIPNIMTGHYHMWFLPMIMTMYMLVPFLKKVADSQFLTRYFLVLSFIAVFVVPQILRLVSPISEYYDEAAKKLADNFHLSIFSTHVGYFVFGYVMSRIKLSRNAERMVYVLGVLGFLGTFLYSRYSLQNDSLYTKYPIGSGLSVLFQATAIFVLFKEHCPANEKVRDFFRMLAKYSFGAYLAHEAVIHLLRKLGLNLLLFDTRVSVPVIASATFVVAFGISAVLNQIPVLRKYIV
- the ychF gene encoding redox-regulated ATPase YchF, with amino-acid sequence MLKCGIVGLPLSGKSTVFNVITRAGAEVKPYASGKTEPNRALVNVPDARFDRLVEIFKPRSEKPADVEFVDLAGLSRDAGKGAGLGNSFLSFVAESEALLHVVRVFKNASVPHPENSIDPLRDWHIVEAELIYRDLGVISNRLARLDEKKAKKKLTPQEAQELELLKELEAHLLDEKPLREFELTDEQKRALSGFAFLTLKPELVVLNLDDTQTGDVPELAPLEAEMSAKGLKSVKVYGATEMELEQLDPEDRAEFMKDLSITEPGRDRLIHEAYKLLGLISFFTSGSDEVRAWTLREGSSAVDAAGTIHSDLARGFIRAQVVAYEDFIANNASIAQCRDKGVLRLEGKEYIVKDGDMIEIRFNV